The stretch of DNA AGAAGTTGCCAAAAATAGTGATATAGATATAGAAATAATTCCTGGAATAACTTCCTCTAATGCTTCAGCTAGTTTAGGGGGTGCTCCTATTGTCCATGATAGTGTTAATATTTCTCTTAGTAATCTTTTAACAGATTGGGAAGTCATAAAAAAAAGAATTGATTTAGCTTCTCAAGGAGATTTTGTAATCACTCTTTATAATCCTAAAAGTAAAGGAAGAGAATTTCTTATAAATGAAGCTAGAGATATAATGTTAAAATATAAATCTAAAAATACTCCTGTATTGATAGCTAGAAATGTTGGAAGAGAAGGAGAAGATTTTGTTATAACCACTTTAGAAAAAATGTTAGACTATGAAATAGATATGTTTTCTACAGTTATTATAGGGAATTCTAATAGTTTCATTTTAAAAAATAAGATAATAACACCTCGTGGATATAAAATTATTCATAAGTAAAAGAAATTTAAAATAATAAATTAAAAAAAAATAAAAAAAATTAAACAAATTATCTTTTTTTTGAGTCTTATATAATAACTTAATATACTTTAATATTTATTTATATTTTTAAAGGGAGGAATCATGAAAAAAGTAGAATTTGCAGAATTGTTCATGAAAAAGGCTAATTTGCCTAGTAAAGAAGAAGCAAAAAGACAAGTAGAAGTTTTTGTAGAAGTATTAAAAGAAGCACTTGCAAAAGAAGAAGTTTTAGTTTTTAGAGGGCTAGGAACTTTTGAAAGAAAAACTACAAAAAGAGCAGAAGGAATTAACCCTAGAACTGGGGAACCTATTAAAATAACTCCTAAAAACTATATAAAATTTAAAGTTGGTAAAGATTTATCTGATAGATTAAATGTAAAAAAAGAAGAACCTAAGAAAAAAAGAACTTGTAAAAAGAAAGCTAAATAAATTAAAAGATTAAACTTTTAATAAAAATTATTTTTTTAAGATAAAAAAGTTAAAGAGAAAATTTCTCTTTAACTTTTTTTATTTTAATATTTCTAAAAAAATTATTTATCATAATTTTTTAAATTATACTTTAGCATCCCAAATGAATACATCATAATTATCAAGATTTTTTTCTAAAGTTTCTATATTTTCTGTAGCTTCATTTACTATAGCTTTTCCTAATTCATTAGCTATTGCTTCAACAATAAACATAGATGGTAAATTAGCTAAAGTACTATTAACTGAGTTAGTATCTATAACAACATCTGCATATCTAGCTATAGGATTTAAAGTTGTATTTGTTATTAATATTATAGGAACATTTCTTTCTTTAAATATTCTAGCAATTTCTATTGTTCTTTTTGTACATGGCCATACAGAAAAAACAACTAAAACATCTTCTGCCTTCGCTCTTAAAGCTCTATCATATAAAAAATCTGATTCATTGCTTAATTGTCTAACTTTTGGATAAAATCTTTCTATCATATATTCAAAATATAAAGCTACAGCTTTTGAAGAACGTAATCCTAGAACGTTTATAGTTTGACTATTAATCATTAATTCTACAGCTTTTGAAATTTCTTCAATATTTTTAGGTGTAATAAAATTTTCTATAGTATGAATAGCTTCATAACAAGTTTTAGTAAGTATATCGGTATTTGGACTATTTACTATATTTTTAAATCCTTCTTTTATATTACTATATGATGTTGTTTTATTTTTTAAAGAATAATCTAATAAATCATGTTTAAAATCACTATAATTTTCATAATTTAGTAACTTCATTAATCTCATTACTGTTGTAGTTCCAACTCCAGAAGCCTCAGCTAATTCTGCTACTGTCATCATCCCTACTTCTGTATATTTCAAAACTATAAAATCACACAACATTCTCTGTTTTTTGGGTAATACATCCTTTATTCTCATTATTTCTTCTACTATATTTTTTTCCATACTCCCACCTATCAAATAATTATATTTTAAAGTATAACAAAATTTTATTTTTTAGTCAAAATAATATAAAAAATTTTATATTTTACATTATACTACAATTTTTATATTTTTCTTTAAATTTTTATTAAAAAATTATAGTTTTATAATAAAAAAACTACCTCTTTATAAATAAAGAGGCAGTTTTTTTAGGGTATTTATAATTAGCTTTTATATCAAATTTGGATTAGATAGCTATTAGATAAATTTAGCAAAGAAAGCTGATAATGCATCCATTAATCCAACTAGTTTTGGATCATTGTCAAACATCCATTCATTGTGTTTTCCTTCTACAAAGTATAATTCTTTTGGTCCTTTTGCTAATCTATAAGCTTCTTCAGCTTCTATTTTATCATGTAATTCATTATATCTTCCATGTCCTACAAATACTCCACACTCTAATTTAGATAGTGCATATTCAACATTAAATCTGAAGAAAGAGTCTCCTATTGCTGTTGACATTGGTGTTGGGAATGATTCTCCAGCATCTTCATCAGCTTTTCCTCCAACTCCTCCATTTAATTTTTTCAATGTACTGTCTATATAGAAATCTCCTGATTCTTCAATATTTGGGTATACTACATATGGATGTCTTAATACGATATCTCCAGTAGTAGCTCTAGTTATTTTATCTTGCTCTAATAATTCTAATGATCTATGGTATTTGTCATTTCCCATTCCCATTCTCATCCAACGATCTCCGTCAACAAAAGAGTTTAAAGTAGCTACAACTTTTACAGTTTCTTTTTCTCTTCTAGCTGCTTCAATACATACAGCTCCTCCAACTCCCCATCCGATTAATCCTATTTTATTTCTATCTACTTCAGGTTGAGCTTTTAAGAAGTTAATAGCAGCACATACATCCTCTACTTCTCTTTCTAGAGTTGTATATTTAGTTAGTCCTTCAGATGGTTTGAATCCTCTGTAATCGAATCCCATACATACATATCCTC from Fusobacterium perfoetens ATCC 29250 encodes:
- a CDS encoding alpha/beta hydrolase, producing the protein MKQREVVFYSEGDKLVGTIYLPDDYKEGEKRPTIIANSGWTGLNIVYPAMFARDLTKRGYVCMGFDYRGFKPSEGLTKYTTLEREVEDVCAAINFLKAQPEVDRNKIGLIGWGVGGAVCIEAARREKETVKVVATLNSFVDGDRWMRMGMGNDKYHRSLELLEQDKITRATTGDIVLRHPYVVYPNIEESGDFYIDSTLKKLNGGVGGKADEDAGESFPTPMSTAIGDSFFRFNVEYALSKLECGVFVGHGRYNELHDKIEAEEAYRLAKGPKELYFVEGKHNEWMFDNDPKLVGLMDALSAFFAKFI
- the cobJ gene encoding precorrin-3B C(17)-methyltransferase produces the protein MGKIYVVGIGPGNKENMTFRAYDTLKNSDIIIGYKTYISLIEDLFPEKILIKSFMKKEIERCEESLKLAEEGKIVSLISSGDPGVYGMAGLMLEVAKNSDIDIEIIPGITSSNASASLGGAPIVHDSVNISLSNLLTDWEVIKKRIDLASQGDFVITLYNPKSKGREFLINEARDIMLKYKSKNTPVLIARNVGREGEDFVITTLEKMLDYEIDMFSTVIIGNSNSFILKNKIITPRGYKIIHK
- a CDS encoding MurR/RpiR family transcriptional regulator, with protein sequence MEKNIVEEIMRIKDVLPKKQRMLCDFIVLKYTEVGMMTVAELAEASGVGTTTVMRLMKLLNYENYSDFKHDLLDYSLKNKTTSYSNIKEGFKNIVNSPNTDILTKTCYEAIHTIENFITPKNIEEISKAVELMINSQTINVLGLRSSKAVALYFEYMIERFYPKVRQLSNESDFLYDRALRAKAEDVLVVFSVWPCTKRTIEIARIFKERNVPIILITNTTLNPIARYADVVIDTNSVNSTLANLPSMFIVEAIANELGKAIVNEATENIETLEKNLDNYDVFIWDAKV
- a CDS encoding HU family DNA-binding protein — protein: MKKVEFAELFMKKANLPSKEEAKRQVEVFVEVLKEALAKEEVLVFRGLGTFERKTTKRAEGINPRTGEPIKITPKNYIKFKVGKDLSDRLNVKKEEPKKKRTCKKKAK